TTATATTATGATACTTTGGAGGAACAAAAACAATTTCCCTATTTAAAATTTAAAATGAATGAAAACACCCAAGTAGCAAGAGCTATAGGCGGCATAAGCAATTTGTATAATACAATTAAAAACGATGTATTATATCCAAAAAGAATGTGGGACAAAAAAGAAACCGCAGCTATAAAAGTATATTTTATGATAGACACTTTAGGTAATACCATTGACGTAAGAGTTATGAATGTTAAAAATACAGAATTTGAAACTGAGGGAATACGGATTATAGAATCCCTTGGCAAATGCTGGATGCCTGCTGTTATGGATAACAAAAAAGTAAAGATGAGTTATGTATTACCTGTCAATTTTAATATTGAATAAACTATAATAATAAAAATTGTCCTTGGTTGTCCCAATTCCTATCGGGACCCCCACCAACTAAAAACTATTATATATATCATGGCCGCAGACGAATCCTTCTTCAAACAAGTATATAAAGTAGCCCGACTAATTCCCAAAGGCCGTGTTACTTCTTATGGTGCAATTGCCAAATATTTGGGCAGTGCCCAAAGTAGCCGTATGGTAGGCTGGGCCATGAATAGCTGCCACTCCGAAAAAGAATTTGTGCCTGCACATCGCGTCGTAAACCGCAATGGATTGCTCACAGGCAAACACCATTTTCCTGAAGAAAATGCGATGCAAAAAGCTTTGGAAAAAGAAGGCATTATAGTTATCCAAAACCAAATACAAAATTTTGAAAAAGTATTTTGGAACCCGAGGAGCGAGTTGGAGTTGTGATAACCGTACATGCACAGATTTTGACAAC
The genomic region above belongs to Bacteroidota bacterium and contains:
- a CDS encoding energy transducer TonB, with protein sequence MKKLLYIFILTCFLINICAGQKTKTLKVNSVKPNNLAEKFAVFEFNSHIKHGKYSKKKNNILIEKGFYKYNQKDSLWEYYSLNKIRIAKGYYDNGSKVGVWEYYSFKGNLVQKYNHSNDSLLYYDTLEEQKQFPYLKFKMNENTQVARAIGGISNLYNTIKNDVLYPKRMWDKKETAAIKVYFMIDTLGNTIDVRVMNVKNTEFETEGIRIIESLGKCWMPAVMDNKKVKMSYVLPVNFNIE
- a CDS encoding MGMT family protein, whose translation is MAADESFFKQVYKVARLIPKGRVTSYGAIAKYLGSAQSSRMVGWAMNSCHSEKEFVPAHRVVNRNGLLTGKHHFPEENAMQKALEKEGIIVIQNQIQNFEKVFWNPRSELEL